Proteins from one Corynebacterium testudinoris genomic window:
- a CDS encoding response regulator gives MIRVGLVDDQPLVRAGFALLVNSQDDLTVVWQAGDGDDLPTEPADVVLMDVQMPRVDGITAARELLTRDDHVRVIMLTTFDDEAFVSGAIAAGASGFLLKDSQPEQLLHAIRTVAEGNAILSPKVTAGVLRQLQGDVKQEELDLTARERDILRLIALGYNNEEIAAQEFVSMSTVKTHVRHILLKTGSRDRVHAVLRAYRSGLVRVDELLIHPQGG, from the coding sequence GTGATCAGGGTCGGGCTGGTGGATGATCAGCCGTTGGTCCGGGCGGGGTTCGCCCTCCTCGTTAATTCTCAGGATGACTTGACGGTGGTGTGGCAGGCGGGCGACGGCGATGATCTGCCCACGGAACCGGCTGATGTCGTGCTCATGGACGTGCAGATGCCGCGCGTCGATGGGATCACCGCAGCCCGGGAGCTCCTCACCCGCGATGACCATGTTCGGGTCATCATGCTCACCACGTTCGACGACGAGGCGTTTGTCTCCGGGGCGATCGCCGCCGGTGCCTCCGGGTTTTTGCTCAAGGATTCCCAACCGGAGCAGTTGCTGCACGCCATCCGCACGGTCGCTGAGGGCAACGCGATTTTGTCCCCGAAGGTCACGGCGGGCGTGCTGCGCCAGCTCCAGGGCGACGTGAAACAGGAGGAGCTCGACCTCACTGCCCGCGAGCGCGACATTCTCCGGCTCATCGCCCTGGGATACAACAATGAGGAGATCGCCGCGCAGGAGTTCGTGTCTATGTCCACGGTGAAGACCCACGTGCGTCACATCTTGCTCAAAACCGGGTCGCGGGACCGCGTCCATGCCGTGCTGCGGGCGTATCGCAGCGGGTTGGTTCGCGTCGATGAGCTGCTGATTCATCCCCAGGGTGGATGA
- a CDS encoding ABC transporter ATP-binding protein, translating to MRDTAIVTQGLTKTYGRVGVVKHLDLCVPTGSIYGFLGPNGSGKTTTMKMILGLTRPTAGQVTVMGMEMNDVNRGKILPHVGSLIENPAGYGHLTGQENLDIQRHLLGLDEKACARALELVGLTRHRDKVVRGYSLGMKQRLGIALALARQPQLLVLDEPINGLDPAGIEEIRHLIVKLAAEGVTIMISSHILDEIERIATRIGIIAQGTLLFEGSREELMRHSIPDTVFVTSRGTTTVPGLTAEAVARRVTELVDAREDIFEVRREVQRLEDVFMNLTKGAQL from the coding sequence ATGAGAGACACTGCCATCGTGACGCAAGGATTGACCAAAACCTACGGGAGGGTGGGCGTCGTCAAGCATCTTGACCTCTGCGTGCCCACCGGATCGATTTATGGATTCCTCGGGCCGAACGGCTCGGGGAAAACGACGACCATGAAGATGATCCTCGGGTTGACCCGGCCGACGGCGGGGCAGGTGACGGTTATGGGCATGGAGATGAATGATGTCAATCGGGGAAAGATCCTGCCGCACGTGGGCTCGCTCATTGAGAACCCGGCTGGGTATGGGCATCTGACGGGCCAGGAAAACCTGGATATCCAGCGTCATCTGCTCGGCCTCGACGAGAAAGCGTGCGCGCGTGCGCTGGAGTTGGTTGGCCTGACTCGCCACCGGGACAAGGTGGTGCGCGGCTACTCCCTGGGCATGAAACAACGCTTGGGGATCGCGCTAGCGCTTGCCCGGCAGCCACAACTGCTCGTGCTTGATGAGCCGATCAACGGATTGGATCCGGCTGGGATCGAGGAGATCCGGCACCTCATTGTGAAGCTCGCGGCTGAGGGCGTGACCATCATGATTTCCTCGCACATCCTCGATGAAATCGAACGCATCGCCACCCGCATCGGCATCATCGCGCAAGGCACCCTCCTCTTCGAAGGATCACGCGAAGAACTCATGCGCCACAGCATCCCCGACACCGTCTTTGTCACCTCCCGCGGCACGACGACGGTTCCCGGTCTCACCGCCGAGGCGGTGGCCCGCCGCGTCACAGAGCTTGTCGACGCCCGTGAGGACATCTTCGAGGTCAGGCGCGAGGTCCAGCGGTTGGAA